A section of the Rhodospirillales bacterium genome encodes:
- the ahpC gene encoding peroxiredoxin, with translation MPQPAPISIVNTSVKPFKATAYHNGEFKTVTDADLRGKWSVVMFYPADFTFVCPTELGDVAAHYDTFKQLGVEVYSVSTDTHFCHKAWHDTSDTIKKIDFPMVGDPTGTICRNFGVMIEEEGLALRGTFVINPEGVIKTAEVHDLGIGRSAAELIRKVQAAQFVAEHGGEVCPASWQPGGDTLKPSLKMVGKI, from the coding sequence ATGCCCCAGCCCGCCCCGATCAGCATCGTCAACACGAGCGTGAAGCCGTTCAAGGCCACCGCCTATCATAACGGCGAATTCAAGACGGTGACCGACGCCGATCTGCGCGGCAAATGGTCGGTGGTGATGTTCTACCCCGCCGATTTCACCTTTGTCTGCCCGACCGAACTGGGCGACGTCGCCGCGCATTACGACACCTTCAAACAACTGGGGGTCGAGGTCTATTCCGTGTCCACCGACACGCATTTCTGCCACAAGGCCTGGCACGACACCTCGGACACCATCAAGAAGATCGACTTTCCTATGGTCGGCGACCCGACGGGTACGATCTGCCGCAATTTCGGCGTGATGATCGAGGAAGAGGGCCTTGCCCTGCGCGGCACCTTCGTGATCAACCCCGAAGGCGTGATCAAGACCGCCGAGGTGCACGATCTTGGCATCGGCCGTTCGGCCGCAGAACTGATCCGCAAGGTTCAGGCCGCGCAATTCGTGGCCGAGCATGGCGGCGAGGTCTGCCCCGCCAGCTGGCAGCCGGGTGGCGACACCCTGAAACCCAGCCTCAAGATGGTCGGCAAGATCTGA
- a CDS encoding threonine synthase has product MRYCSTRSDAAPIGFSDVLMRGLAPDGGLYVPETWPALTRPAQGAGYIETAFSVLAPFCAPDLNQPTLLTLLEDTYTPRTDGFSTPLVAPLRRLDDRLSVLELFHGPTLAFKDVALQLLGRLFGHNLATTGKKITILGATSGDTGSAAIEGCRHAAGAEIFILYPHNRPSEVQRRQMTTVDAPNVHAIAIEGDFDDCQAIVKTLFADAGFRARRNLSAVNSINWARIAAQIVYYVHAAYAHARPVNVIVPTGNFGNIYAAYAAKKMGAPIARLVVASNRNDILPRVIETGRMERRPVEPSLSPSMDIQISSNFERLIFDLLDRDPAASALAMGDFTRAGVLALPDHACEILRENFAGMRCDDAQTLAAITAAKRDYDYLIDPHTATAFHAWNGLKNELEGPCVALACAHPAKFPDAVERATGIRPALPHAMADLLDRRERFTVLPADSDAVRGFIEKNTGFA; this is encoded by the coding sequence ATGCGCTATTGTTCCACCCGCTCCGACGCGGCGCCGATTGGCTTTTCCGATGTCCTGATGCGCGGCCTCGCGCCGGATGGCGGCCTGTACGTACCGGAAACCTGGCCCGCGCTGACACGGCCCGCGCAAGGCGCCGGATACATCGAAACCGCCTTCAGCGTCCTTGCGCCTTTTTGCGCGCCCGATTTGAACCAGCCCACCCTTCTGACCTTGCTGGAAGATACATACACGCCACGTACAGACGGGTTTTCGACACCCTTGGTCGCGCCGCTGCGCCGCCTTGACGACCGGCTTTCGGTGCTTGAACTCTTTCACGGTCCGACCCTCGCTTTCAAGGACGTGGCGTTGCAGCTTCTTGGCCGCCTGTTCGGTCACAACCTTGCGACCACGGGCAAAAAAATCACGATTCTGGGTGCAACGTCCGGCGATACCGGTTCCGCCGCGATCGAAGGTTGCCGCCACGCGGCGGGCGCCGAGATTTTCATTCTCTATCCCCATAATCGCCCTTCCGAGGTTCAGCGCCGACAGATGACGACCGTCGACGCGCCCAACGTCCATGCGATCGCGATTGAAGGCGATTTCGACGATTGCCAGGCCATCGTCAAGACGCTGTTCGCCGATGCGGGATTTCGCGCGCGGCGGAATCTTTCGGCGGTCAATTCGATCAACTGGGCGCGCATCGCGGCCCAGATCGTTTATTACGTACATGCCGCGTACGCCCATGCCCGGCCGGTCAACGTCATCGTCCCGACCGGAAATTTCGGTAATATCTATGCCGCGTACGCCGCCAAAAAAATGGGCGCGCCGATTGCCCGGCTGGTCGTCGCCTCCAACCGCAACGACATCCTGCCGCGCGTGATCGAAACGGGCCGGATGGAGCGCCGCCCGGTCGAACCCTCGCTTTCACCCAGCATGGACATCCAGATTTCCAGCAATTTCGAACGCCTGATATTCGACCTTCTCGACCGTGACCCGGCGGCGAGTGCGCTGGCGATGGGCGATTTTACGCGCGCAGGCGTGCTGGCATTGCCCGATCACGCTTGCGAAATTCTGCGCGAAAACTTTGCCGGTATGCGTTGCGACGATGCGCAAACCTTGGCCGCCATTACCGCGGCGAAACGCGATTATGACTATCTGATCGACCCGCACACCGCCACCGCCTTTCATGCATGGAATGGGCTGAAAAACGAACTGGAAGGACCGTGCGTCGCGCTGGCCTGCGCCCATCCGGCCAAATTTCCGGATGCGGTCGAACGCGCGACGGGAATCCGCCCCGCTTTGCCGCACGCAATGGCGGATTTGCTGGACCGGCGCGAGCGATTCACGGTCCTGCCCGCAGATTCTGACGCGGTGCGTGGCTTTATCGAAAAAAACACCGGCTTTGCTTGA
- a CDS encoding YqgE/AlgH family protein produces MQPILPSSGTPADAKPARTFLAGKLLLAMPAMGDPRFERAVIFVCAHDAAGAMGIVINNEMSHVPLSLLLAQLSLPTGEAFEDFPVLQGGPVETARGLLLHSSDVMKSESIRIDRDFAVTGTIEALREIVSGAGPSDKLFALGYAGWSAGQLEQEIAANAWLVVDADPELVFRTPAARKWEKALRKLGIDPGLLSGAAGHA; encoded by the coding sequence ATGCAACCCATCCTCCCGTCTTCCGGCACACCCGCCGATGCCAAACCGGCGCGGACGTTTCTGGCCGGAAAACTGCTTCTGGCCATGCCCGCGATGGGCGATCCGCGCTTTGAACGGGCGGTGATTTTTGTATGCGCGCACGACGCGGCCGGGGCGATGGGCATCGTGATCAACAACGAAATGTCGCATGTCCCGCTTTCCCTGCTGCTGGCCCAGCTTTCCCTGCCCACGGGCGAGGCGTTCGAGGATTTTCCGGTTCTTCAGGGCGGCCCGGTGGAAACCGCGCGGGGGCTTTTGCTCCATTCCTCTGACGTGATGAAAAGTGAATCGATCCGTATCGACCGCGATTTTGCCGTCACCGGCACGATTGAGGCGCTGCGCGAAATTGTTTCCGGCGCCGGTCCGTCCGACAAATTATTCGCGCTTGGCTACGCGGGCTGGAGCGCGGGCCAGCTCGAACAGGAAATCGCCGCCAATGCATGGCTGGTGGTGGACGCCGACCCGGAACTGGTGTTCCGCACGCCTGCCGCCCGGAAATGGGAAAAGGCGCTGCGCAAGCTGGGCATCGACCCTGGCCTGCTGTCTGGCGCCGCCGGTCACGCCTGA
- a CDS encoding ABC transporter permease, giving the protein MELRKTDLVILSGLGRPVLDLCETVGHSVMHFFASVGRLTEFALQAFLHMLLPPWFGRQIGRQFVDIGYYSLAVVGLTTLFSGMVLALQSYTGFARFNAEGAIANVVALSITRELAPVLAGLMVAGRIGASIAAEIGTMRVTEQIDALTTLSVNPFKYLVAPRILAGTLIMPVLVLIGDVIGIFGGFVVAVFRLGFNAYHYIDQTAQFLEPIDVGSGLVKAAVFGFIVTLMGCYNGYNSDRGAQGVGAATTNAVVSASILILIFNYLLTQVFFS; this is encoded by the coding sequence ATGGAACTGCGCAAGACGGACCTCGTCATCCTTTCCGGCCTTGGTCGCCCGGTACTCGATTTATGCGAAACCGTGGGCCATTCGGTGATGCATTTCTTTGCGTCCGTAGGACGGCTGACGGAATTTGCGCTTCAGGCATTCCTGCACATGCTGCTGCCGCCGTGGTTCGGCCGCCAGATCGGCCGTCAGTTCGTCGATATCGGTTATTACTCGCTGGCCGTGGTTGGGTTGACCACGTTGTTTTCAGGCATGGTGCTGGCGCTGCAATCCTATACCGGCTTCGCGCGTTTTAATGCCGAGGGTGCGATCGCCAACGTTGTCGCCCTGTCCATCACCCGCGAACTGGCCCCGGTGTTGGCCGGGCTGATGGTCGCGGGCCGTATCGGCGCCTCGATCGCGGCCGAGATCGGCACGATGCGCGTGACCGAACAGATCGACGCCCTGACCACGCTTTCGGTCAACCCGTTCAAATATCTGGTCGCGCCGCGTATCCTTGCGGGTACGCTGATCATGCCGGTTCTGGTGTTGATCGGCGATGTCATCGGTATTTTCGGCGGCTTCGTGGTCGCGGTGTTCCGCCTTGGCTTCAACGCCTATCATTATATCGACCAGACCGCGCAGTTTCTTGAACCCATCGACGTCGGCTCCGGCCTGGTCAAGGCGGCGGTCTTCGGTTTCATCGTCACCCTGATGGGCTGCTACAACGGCTATAATTCGGATCGCGGGGCGCAGGGTGTGGGCGCGGCGACCACCAACGCGGTCGTTTCGGCCTCGATCCTGATTTTGATCTTCAACTATCTGCTTACGCAGGTGTTCTTCTCATGA
- a CDS encoding ATP-binding cassette domain-containing protein: MTDKLVLRDVRKAFGPKQVLRGIDLNVPKGSSMVIIGGSGTGKSVMLKCVLGLIHPDGGEILIDGDRIDRARGRKRDAFMRKFGMLFQGGALFDSLPVWENVAFGLIYGKKMPREQARPIALEKLKSVGLGDKVADLFPAELSGGMQKRVSLARAIAANPEIIFFDEPTTGLDPIMADVINELIVQCVRDLGATALTITHDMASARKIADHVAMIYDGRIIWTGPVADLDNSGNPYVDQFIHGRASGPIGRSAA, from the coding sequence ATGACCGACAAGCTCGTCCTGCGCGATGTCCGCAAGGCTTTCGGGCCCAAACAGGTGCTCAGAGGCATCGATCTGAACGTGCCCAAGGGCTCATCGATGGTGATCATCGGCGGCTCCGGCACTGGTAAGTCGGTGATGCTTAAATGCGTGCTGGGGTTGATTCACCCGGATGGCGGCGAAATTCTGATCGACGGCGATCGCATCGACCGCGCACGCGGACGCAAGCGCGACGCGTTCATGCGCAAATTCGGAATGCTGTTTCAGGGCGGCGCGCTGTTCGATTCCCTGCCTGTATGGGAAAACGTGGCCTTCGGCCTGATCTACGGGAAAAAGATGCCGCGCGAACAGGCACGCCCGATCGCGCTTGAAAAGCTCAAAAGCGTGGGGTTGGGTGACAAGGTCGCCGATCTTTTCCCGGCCGAGCTTTCGGGCGGGATGCAAAAACGCGTGAGCCTCGCCCGCGCTATCGCGGCCAATCCCGAGATCATCTTTTTCGACGAACCGACCACCGGCCTCGACCCGATCATGGCCGACGTCATCAACGAACTGATCGTCCAGTGCGTACGCGATCTGGGCGCGACGGCGCTGACCATCACCCATGACATGGCTTCGGCGCGCAAGATCGCGGACCATGTCGCAATGATTTATGACGGCCGCATCATCTGGACCGGGCCGGTCGCCGATCTGGACAATTCCGGCAATCCTTACGTCGATCAGTTTATCCACGGGCGCGCCAGCGGCCCGATTGGCCGCAGCGCAGCATAA
- a CDS encoding heme biosynthesis protein HemY, whose product MFRTIWTLGWIAALGAGGIWLALQPGRTSLQWMGYDIEIQTGLLIFGVVLFAIVFAWIYRLWLALKATPGIISRKLEARSQDQALQAVSYGLSAIAAGDAAQAEKQAGRARKLIRNDHGLVPLLAGMTARLKGDPVAAETAFRELLNTRETAFIGVRGLLQIALDRHQPDQALVLARQAVRMHPRQGWILRTLYTLELRQRNWNEAQDILARMGKVKAVDAAQGRADRAAMILARAMEAQTRGQADQSYLLAREAYDVAPNFLPAALFYIPFLIRRNERKGALRVIEKSWKAQPHPDLKAAWVKLAPEGSATPDKAYQWLEKLAAASPAHEDSHLMLAESALAQSLTGEARSHIDAAQLVRRSAKSCRLMAQLEEKTGHAHAAALCLEQSTSAAPDRVWVCRETGRIYPAWMPFAPPQNSFNSIVWDDPAQVRRMPTALSALPDSGDALQLIESHAA is encoded by the coding sequence ATGTTCAGGACAATTTGGACATTGGGGTGGATCGCCGCGTTAGGCGCGGGGGGCATCTGGCTTGCGTTGCAACCCGGTCGCACTTCGTTGCAATGGATGGGATACGACATCGAGATCCAGACCGGGCTTCTGATCTTCGGCGTTGTTTTGTTCGCGATCGTATTTGCGTGGATCTATCGCCTGTGGCTCGCGCTCAAGGCCACGCCGGGCATTATTTCCCGCAAGCTGGAGGCACGTTCGCAGGATCAGGCGCTGCAGGCCGTCAGCTACGGGCTTTCGGCAATCGCAGCCGGTGATGCCGCGCAGGCCGAAAAACAGGCTGGGCGCGCGCGCAAACTGATACGCAACGATCACGGCCTAGTGCCACTTCTGGCAGGCATGACCGCGCGGCTGAAAGGCGATCCGGTCGCGGCAGAAACCGCATTTCGCGAACTTTTAAATACCAGAGAAACCGCATTCATCGGCGTGCGCGGATTGCTACAGATCGCGCTCGACCGGCATCAGCCGGATCAGGCGCTGGTGCTGGCACGGCAGGCGGTGCGGATGCATCCGCGGCAGGGCTGGATCCTGCGCACGCTGTATACGCTGGAGCTGCGGCAGCGCAACTGGAACGAGGCGCAGGACATTCTGGCGCGCATGGGCAAGGTCAAGGCGGTCGACGCCGCGCAGGGTCGTGCCGACCGCGCCGCGATGATTCTGGCGCGCGCGATGGAGGCGCAGACGCGCGGACAGGCGGACCAATCCTATCTGCTGGCGCGCGAGGCATACGACGTCGCGCCGAATTTCCTGCCTGCCGCGCTGTTCTACATTCCGTTCCTGATCCGCCGCAACGAACGTAAAGGGGCCTTGCGCGTCATCGAAAAAAGCTGGAAGGCGCAGCCGCACCCCGATCTTAAAGCGGCGTGGGTCAAACTTGCACCGGAGGGTAGCGCCACGCCGGACAAAGCTTATCAGTGGCTTGAAAAACTCGCCGCTGCCAGCCCGGCGCATGAAGATTCACACCTGATGCTGGCGGAATCGGCGCTGGCGCAAAGCCTGACCGGCGAGGCGCGCAGCCATATCGACGCCGCGCAACTGGTCCGCCGTAGTGCGAAATCCTGCCGCCTGATGGCGCAACTTGAGGAAAAGACAGGCCATGCACACGCCGCCGCGCTGTGCCTGGAACAATCAACCTCCGCTGCTCCGGACCGGGTGTGGGTATGCCGTGAAACGGGCCGCATCTATCCCGCATGGATGCCGTTTGCGCCGCCGCAAAATTCGTTCAACTCCATCGTCTGGGACGACCCGGCGCAGGTGCGGCGCATGCCCACGGCGCTTTCCGCTTTGCCGGATTCGGGCGACGCACTGCAATTGATCGAAAGCCACGCAGCGTAA
- a CDS encoding uroporphyrinogen-III synthase → MSKPVIVITRTRPGADALAVRVAAMGYEPLVEPMLAVYATGDVPPPDAAQYDGVVITSAHALAHMPDVTPLLDKPLYAVGRQAGAVARQAGWKDVHEGGGDVAHLATYLRRRKDITRTTKLLHVCGRELARGTRAAFDRVPAMVTPLVVYETRMATGFSQALRTALAGGRIAAITLHSPRGATAFTRNVQAYENLSAWAGIKLLCLAESVLESLGSTGGFEAYTAASPDEDALLALLRDVNSAGRVQRPE, encoded by the coding sequence ATGAGCAAACCCGTCATCGTCATCACCCGTACACGGCCCGGCGCGGATGCGTTGGCGGTTCGCGTCGCGGCCATGGGGTATGAGCCGCTGGTCGAACCGATGCTGGCCGTGTATGCAACCGGCGACGTGCCACCGCCGGACGCCGCGCAATACGATGGGGTGGTCATCACGTCCGCGCATGCGCTTGCACATATGCCCGATGTCACACCCCTTCTGGACAAGCCGCTTTACGCGGTCGGGCGGCAGGCCGGGGCGGTAGCGCGACAAGCCGGGTGGAAGGACGTGCATGAAGGCGGCGGGGATGTGGCGCATCTGGCCACGTATCTGCGCCGCCGGAAGGACATCACGCGCACGACAAAATTGTTGCATGTATGCGGGCGCGAACTTGCCCGCGGCACGCGCGCGGCATTTGACCGCGTTCCAGCCATGGTCACGCCATTGGTGGTGTACGAAACACGGATGGCGACGGGATTTTCGCAGGCTTTGCGCACGGCACTGGCGGGCGGCCGAATCGCGGCCATAACCCTGCATTCCCCGCGCGGCGCCACGGCTTTTACCAGAAACGTACAAGCGTACGAAAACCTGTCGGCATGGGCTGGAATCAAACTCTTGTGTCTGGCGGAGAGCGTGCTAGAGTCCCTTGGATCGACGGGTGGATTTGAAGCGTACACCGCCGCAAGCCCTGACGAGGACGCGCTGCTTGCATTGCTGCGCGACGTGAATTCAGCCGGCCGCGTGCAAAGACCGGAGTGA
- the hemC gene encoding hydroxymethylbilane synthase: MRIGTRGSRLALTQTEMIGAALRAAHPGIEIETIVIKTDGDWRPQQGEVRLSETAGGKGLYVQNIEECLRTGHVDIGVHSLKDVPTPVTRGFALDHFLPRGDARDAFISPKAETLDALPAGAIVGTSSVRRQSVILHRRPDLKVVTFRGNVDTRLEKLRAGQVDAIILAAIGLKRLGHESAITSYIEPEIMLPAGGQGSVVVETRQDDAQIRALLDPIGHPETRLMTEAERELLAVLEGSCATPIGSYAVFSQPGTMRLRGFVATLDGTEMYHVDEHASVATVAEAQALGRHAGQALRALVPDAIYRALVA; encoded by the coding sequence ATCAGGATCGGCACGCGCGGCAGCCGCCTTGCCCTGACCCAGACCGAAATGATCGGCGCCGCGTTGCGCGCCGCGCATCCGGGGATCGAGATTGAAACCATCGTCATCAAGACCGATGGCGACTGGCGCCCGCAACAAGGCGAGGTACGGCTTTCCGAAACCGCCGGGGGCAAGGGCCTGTATGTCCAGAACATCGAGGAATGCCTGCGCACGGGGCATGTCGATATCGGGGTGCACAGCCTGAAGGACGTGCCGACGCCGGTCACGCGCGGATTCGCGCTTGACCATTTCCTGCCGCGCGGCGATGCGCGCGACGCGTTTATTTCGCCAAAGGCCGAAACGCTTGACGCCCTGCCCGCCGGCGCGATCGTCGGCACCAGCAGCGTGCGGCGGCAATCGGTCATTCTGCACCGGCGTCCGGACCTTAAGGTCGTGACGTTCCGGGGCAATGTCGACACGCGTCTTGAGAAACTGCGCGCGGGTCAGGTGGACGCGATCATTCTGGCCGCGATCGGCCTCAAGCGGTTGGGGCATGAAAGCGCGATCACCTCTTACATCGAACCCGAAATCATGCTGCCCGCCGGCGGACAAGGCAGCGTGGTCGTGGAAACGCGGCAGGACGATGCGCAGATCCGCGCCCTGCTGGACCCGATCGGCCACCCGGAAACCCGGCTGATGACCGAGGCGGAGCGCGAATTGCTGGCCGTGCTGGAAGGGTCGTGCGCCACCCCGATCGGCAGTTATGCCGTGTTTTCGCAGCCCGGCACGATGCGTTTGCGCGGCTTTGTTGCGACACTCGACGGCACCGAGATGTATCATGTCGATGAACACGCATCCGTGGCCACCGTCGCGGAGGCACAGGCGCTGGGCCGCCATGCCGGACAGGCGTTGCGCGCGCTGGTGCCGGATGCGATATACCGGGCGCTGGTAGCGTAG
- the tsaD gene encoding tRNA (adenosine(37)-N6)-threonylcarbamoyltransferase complex transferase subunit TsaD: protein MHVLGIETSCDETAAAIVRDDGTVLANVVYSQIADHAPYGGVVPEIAARAHLDALNRVIDAAFAKAGASAGIAPADLDAVAATAGPGLIGGVMVGMMTGKALAAYLGKPFIGVNHLEGHALSPRLDPGVEFPYLLLLVSGGHTQILLAEGVGKYTRLGATIDDAAGECFDKSAKLLGLPQPGGPALEALANTAQNPARFALPRPLRGKPGNDLSFSGLKTAMRESIDRLSVDGEIARADAADLAAALQTAVAEHLADRVRRALAACTLQPVALVAAGGVAANGAVRAALQTVAKDAGLPFLAPPAAFCTDNGAMIAWAGIERLKRGDVDGLDLPARPRWPLDQKHATVNG, encoded by the coding sequence TTGCACGTTCTGGGAATCGAAACCAGCTGCGATGAAACCGCCGCCGCCATCGTGCGCGACGACGGTACGGTGCTGGCGAACGTGGTTTATTCCCAGATCGCGGATCATGCGCCCTATGGCGGCGTGGTGCCGGAAATCGCTGCGCGCGCGCATCTTGACGCGCTCAACCGGGTGATCGATGCGGCCTTTGCAAAGGCGGGCGCAAGTGCGGGTATCGCGCCCGCCGACCTTGATGCCGTGGCCGCGACCGCCGGACCCGGATTGATCGGCGGGGTGATGGTCGGCATGATGACCGGCAAGGCGCTTGCCGCCTATCTCGGTAAACCGTTTATCGGTGTCAACCATCTGGAGGGGCACGCGCTCAGCCCCCGGCTCGACCCGGGTGTGGAATTCCCTTATCTGCTCTTGCTGGTGTCCGGCGGCCATACCCAGATACTGCTGGCCGAGGGCGTTGGAAAATACACGCGTCTTGGTGCCACCATCGACGACGCGGCGGGCGAATGCTTCGACAAATCCGCCAAGCTTCTGGGTCTGCCCCAGCCGGGCGGGCCGGCGCTGGAGGCGCTGGCGAACACGGCGCAAAATCCGGCCCGCTTTGCCCTGCCGCGCCCTCTGCGCGGAAAACCGGGCAATGATCTGTCCTTCTCCGGGCTCAAGACCGCGATGCGCGAAAGCATCGACCGCCTGTCGGTTGATGGTGAAATCGCCCGGGCCGATGCCGCCGATCTGGCCGCCGCGCTGCAAACGGCGGTGGCGGAGCATCTGGCGGATCGTGTACGCCGCGCGCTGGCCGCCTGTACGTTGCAACCCGTTGCACTGGTCGCGGCCGGCGGTGTGGCGGCGAACGGGGCCGTACGTGCTGCGCTTCAGACGGTCGCGAAGGATGCGGGATTACCCTTCCTTGCGCCGCCAGCCGCTTTTTGCACCGACAACGGCGCAATGATTGCCTGGGCCGGGATCGAGCGTCTGAAACGCGGGGATGTGGATGGTCTTGATTTGCCCGCCCGCCCCCGCTGGCCACTCGATCAAAAACATGCAACGGTGAATGGATGA
- a CDS encoding NAD(P)-dependent glycerol-3-phosphate dehydrogenase → MSECVNIIGGGAWGTALAQVQARAGRGVTLWAREHAVVAAVNNVGENTPFLPGVELHRNIHATEDLGAAIDADILLLVVPTQYLRAILREAGADRLAGKTLVLCAKGIEIETGELLSRVVREVVPGAEIAVMSGPTFAREIAMDLPAAVTLAAPTIERARDLAALLGSRTFRPYASDDVAGAEIGGAVKNVLAIACGVVAGRKYGDSARAALLTRGMSEMMRLGALMGGRRETLMGMCGLGDLVLTATSMQSRNFSLGFALGEGRKLADIMAERSAVTEGVHTAVAIRRLTHARGISLPVLDAIHDLLHGDADVETVIDGLLSRPFGDEA, encoded by the coding sequence ATGAGCGAATGTGTCAACATCATCGGCGGCGGCGCCTGGGGTACCGCGCTAGCGCAGGTTCAGGCGCGCGCGGGGCGCGGCGTCACGCTTTGGGCGCGCGAGCACGCGGTGGTGGCGGCCGTCAACAACGTGGGCGAAAACACGCCTTTCCTGCCCGGGGTCGAGCTGCATCGCAACATTCATGCGACCGAGGATCTGGGCGCGGCGATCGACGCGGATATTTTGTTGTTGGTCGTTCCCACGCAATATCTGCGCGCGATCTTGCGCGAGGCCGGTGCCGACCGTCTTGCGGGCAAGACGCTGGTCCTGTGCGCCAAAGGTATTGAAATCGAAACCGGCGAACTGCTTTCCCGCGTCGTGCGCGAGGTCGTGCCCGGCGCAGAAATCGCGGTGATGAGCGGCCCCACCTTCGCGCGCGAAATCGCGATGGACCTGCCTGCGGCGGTGACGCTGGCCGCGCCGACCATCGAACGCGCGCGCGATCTTGCCGCGCTTCTGGGTTCCCGCACCTTCCGCCCTTATGCCAGCGACGACGTGGCGGGTGCCGAAATCGGCGGCGCGGTCAAAAACGTGCTGGCCATCGCCTGCGGCGTGGTCGCGGGCCGTAAATACGGCGACTCGGCACGCGCGGCGCTGCTTACGCGCGGCATGTCGGAAATGATGCGCTTGGGCGCGCTTATGGGCGGTCGGCGCGAAACCTTGATGGGCATGTGCGGTCTGGGCGATCTGGTTTTGACCGCGACCTCGATGCAGTCGCGTAATTTTTCGCTTGGCTTTGCGCTGGGCGAGGGACGGAAACTCGCCGACATCATGGCCGAGCGTTCGGCCGTGACCGAAGGGGTGCACACCGCCGTGGCCATCCGCCGCCTGACCCACGCGCGCGGCATCTCGTTGCCGGTTCTCGATGCGATTCACGACTTGCTGCACGGCGACGCCGATGTCGAAACCGTGATCGACGGCTTGCTCTCGCGGCCTTTTGGTGACGAGGCCTGA
- the rplK gene encoding 50S ribosomal protein L11 gives MAAPKGKQPVGFIKLEVPAGAANPSPPIGPALGQRGLNIMDFCKGFNDQTKDLEKGMPCPVVISVYADRSFTFVIKTPPTGYLLQKAAKIQKGAKTPSREIAGKVTKKQVREIAELKMKDLNAKDIEGAMRMVEGSARSAGIEVAEG, from the coding sequence ATGGCAGCACCCAAGGGCAAACAGCCCGTGGGCTTCATCAAGCTGGAAGTTCCGGCTGGTGCGGCCAACCCCTCGCCGCCGATCGGCCCTGCGCTCGGTCAACGCGGTCTTAACATCATGGATTTCTGCAAAGGATTCAACGACCAGACTAAGGACCTTGAAAAAGGGATGCCCTGCCCGGTCGTGATTTCGGTCTACGCCGACCGTTCCTTCACCTTTGTGATCAAAACCCCGCCCACGGGTTACCTGCTGCAAAAAGCGGCGAAGATCCAGAAGGGCGCCAAGACCCCCTCGCGCGAGATCGCGGGCAAGGTCACGAAAAAACAGGTCCGCGAAATCGCCGAGCTCAAGATGAAGGACCTCAACGCCAAGGACATCGAAGGCGCGATGCGCATGGTCGAAGGTTCGGCGCGTTCCGCCGGCATCGAAGTGGCGGAGGGTTAA
- the rplA gene encoding 50S ribosomal protein L1 gives MTAKKETKGAKRQPGDKRTKRQQKFSAVGREKLYTLADAVKLVKANANTKFDESIDIAVNLNADPKYADQQVRGMTELPHGTGKSLRVAVFARGPKAEEAKKAGADMVGADDLLESMNAGNVDYDRVIATPDLMPLVGRLGKVLGPKGLMPNPKLGTVTMDVKKAVESAKAGSIEFRVEKAGIVQAGVGRASFSEQQLAENIKAFIDALNKAKPSGIKGTYMKKASVSSTMGPGVKLDLVALLAVA, from the coding sequence ATGACTGCCAAAAAAGAAACCAAGGGCGCGAAACGCCAGCCCGGCGACAAACGCACCAAACGCCAGCAGAAATTTTCCGCCGTTGGGCGCGAAAAGCTTTATACGCTGGCCGACGCGGTGAAACTGGTCAAGGCGAACGCCAACACCAAGTTCGATGAATCGATCGACATCGCGGTCAACCTCAACGCCGATCCGAAATACGCCGACCAGCAGGTCCGCGGCATGACGGAACTGCCGCACGGCACGGGCAAATCGCTGCGCGTCGCGGTCTTCGCCAGAGGGCCCAAGGCGGAAGAGGCGAAAAAGGCCGGGGCCGATATGGTCGGCGCCGACGACCTGCTTGAAAGCATGAACGCCGGCAACGTCGATTACGACCGCGTGATCGCGACGCCGGACCTGATGCCGCTGGTCGGCCGTCTGGGCAAGGTGCTGGGTCCCAAGGGCCTGATGCCGAACCCGAAACTCGGCACCGTGACCATGGACGTGAAAAAAGCGGTGGAATCGGCCAAGGCCGGCTCGATCGAATTCCGCGTCGAAAAAGCGGGCATCGTGCAGGCCGGGGTGGGGCGCGCTTCCTTCTCGGAACAGCAACTGGCCGAAAACATCAAGGCGTTCATCGACGCCCTGAACAAGGCCAAACCATCGGGCATCAAGGGCACCTACATGAAAAAGGCGTCGGTGTCCTCGACCATGGGTCCGGGCGTCAAGCTCGACCTCGTGGCGCTGCTTGCCGTGGCCTGA